GAACGAATAAACCCGATTGTCCCGTCCTGAAAAAGGTTTACAGTGATTGATAATTAAAGATAAACATTTTGGTTCAAAAAATATTGTCCTGATATAAGTTTACATATGCCTTCCGAACAACCGTCTTTCGGCCCCAATGATGTTTGAGTTTCCCGGTTCTAAGTTCCGCTTCCAAGGGCGTAAGCCAATCGCAGCTGGCATGAGGTCTGAGTGAATTGTAAAGGATAACGATCTGGTCGATGCGTTCTTTTGCTGCCTGAAAACTTTCAAAACATTCCTCGTCGATCCATTCGCTCTTCAGAATACCGTTCACCCGTTCGGCAACGGCATTCTCATACGGATCGCCCTTTTCAGTCATGCTGATGCGAATCCCATTATCGGTCAGCAATTTCACATATTCTTTCGAACAATATTGGCATCCTCTGTCCGAATGATGGATTAACCCTTGCCGTTTTTGCTGCGGAGTCTGGTCTATGGCCATCCTCAGTGCACGGAGCGCTCCGTCCCGTTCCAATGTCGTATTCAGATCATAGCCTACGATCCGTTTGGAATAGGCATCCGTTATCAAAGCCAGATATGCAAATCCTTCTTTCAAAGAAATGTACGTAATATCTCCGACCCATAAACGATGCGGCCGCTCGAGGTCGAAACCCCGGATCAGATTCGGATATTTACGCATCCAGTGCCGCGAGCAGGTCGTAACGCTGTATTTCTTCCGACGTTTGACCAGAAGATTGTTTTCCGAAAGCAGCGTAAATAACCGATCCCGGCTGACCGGAAATCCGTCTTGTTGCAGCAAATGCCACAGTTTACGACCGCCGAGCCTGGGCATCAGTTTCCGGTAGTAACCCACCCGCTCCAAAAGAAGGGTGTCGGACAAGGATCCTTCCCTATTACGCCGTAAATGTTTATAATAGGCCTGACGGGTATAGCCGAACAACCCGCACAGAAACGACAGGCTCATTGCTGTGTGTCTTTCTTTGAGACGCTGGACTGTCCGGCTGCGGATTTTTTTAGCAGGTCGATACCGTATTCTTCTTGGAGGATATCTCCCATGATCTCATAGCCTTCCAGACGTAATAAAGCCTCTTCCAAGCGCCGCCGAAGGGCTTTGTTCTCGGATAATAATTCACTGGCTTCTTCACTCGTAACGCGGGACATGATCGGATAAGGATTAGGGGTACTCACAAAGCTACAACTATTTTTCGCTTTCCAGCGCTGACCCATCTTATGAATCGTAGACATGGGAATACCATGTTCTTCGGAGAGTTGGCGAGCCGTCTTGACTCCGCTCAAATACTCCTGTAAAATCAGATGACGCAACTGACGCGGTAAATAATGACGCGATAAGTCTGAATTCGTTGTTTGCTGCATAAGATTTACTCTTTTCTGTAAACCTTTTTCAGGACGGGACAGATCGGCATTAGGGATAAGGCGCGGACAAAAGGCGACCGCCGCAGACAAAACATACCCCGATTCGGGTAACAGGTGAAAACATCTTTTTTTGGGGTATATCTTGCAACTGCAAGCAGCCGGTGTAGCGGTAAAAATGCGTGTGTTGCGGACTGGAGCGGACTGGAGCGGTCATGGAAATCGTTTCCCGTAAGACGGCATTATCTTGCGGCTCTGTCGGAAAAATAAAGAAGGAGGGAAAGATGTTGGCTGCCGGAATTCGTATCAGGGATGAAGCCAACAAACGCCAATGACTGTCGTGGGAGAATGGGTGCGAAACATTCCGCAGGCAGCAGACGTTGGGTTCCTGCAACCCCTACTGAAAAAGAGCGAACTGAAAAATCAGGCGCGGGAGAATCCCGCGTGACATATGTTTAACTTTAATTTTTTGTCGTATGGCAGTATTATGCATCGACGAGCAGGTGTGGACTTCGCTCGTCGGAAGATTGAAAGCATTGAGTGTAAAAGCCCGGCATGTACAGGCGCAATTCGACCCGAAGACTGCGGACGGCTGAATGGACAGCCAAGAGGTATGCCAGTTGCTGAACATTACCAAACGCACGCTGCAAAGCTACCGCAATAAGGGCATAATAGCCTTTTCATCCGTCGGAGGAAAGTTTTATTACCGTCCGAAGGACATCGACGAATATTTGCGAACGCGGACTAAAAGAAAGGGGGTGAAATAATGGCGTTGGATTATCTGACGGCGGACACCCAAGAGGTGAAGGATGCCCGGGCATGTATTGCCGAGATAGAGCGGGTCTTGCAAACTGCGGAACGGAATTACCGTCCTGTGATTTGTGGGGAACGCTATATGACGGGCGACGAGGTATGCGAATACCTGCATATTTCGCCCCGGACGCTGCAGACTCTGCGCGATATGCGGAGAATCCCATTTACATCCGTAGGGGAACGGTTGATTATATATCCCGAAAGCGGAATACATGAGGTATTGAAAGAGAATTTAAGACTGGTAAAAGAATCGTTTTAACGGGATTGTTGATTAGTAGTAGTAAAAGCGGTGGCATTTTCGTGCCACCGCTTGCTCTGTACGCAAAAGGCCCGATAATCCTCAAATTGGGAATA
This Alistipes shahii WAL 8301 DNA region includes the following protein-coding sequences:
- a CDS encoding IS3 family transposase; translated protein: MSLSFLCGLFGYTRQAYYKHLRRNREGSLSDTLLLERVGYYRKLMPRLGGRKLWHLLQQDGFPVSRDRLFTLLSENNLLVKRRKKYSVTTCSRHWMRKYPNLIRGFDLERPHRLWVGDITYISLKEGFAYLALITDAYSKRIVGYDLNTTLERDGALRALRMAIDQTPQQKRQGLIHHSDRGCQYCSKEYVKLLTDNGIRISMTEKGDPYENAVAERVNGILKSEWIDEECFESFQAAKERIDQIVILYNSLRPHASCDWLTPLEAELRTGKLKHHWGRKTVVRKAYVNLYQDNIF
- a CDS encoding helix-turn-helix domain-containing protein, which produces MDSQEVCQLLNITKRTLQSYRNKGIIAFSSVGGKFYYRPKDIDEYLRTRTKRKGVK
- a CDS encoding helix-turn-helix domain-containing protein, encoding MTGDEVCEYLHISPRTLQTLRDMRRIPFTSVGERLIIYPESGIHEVLKENLRLVKESF